Proteins encoded together in one Camelina sativa cultivar DH55 chromosome 9, Cs, whole genome shotgun sequence window:
- the LOC104713763 gene encoding putative terpenoid synthase 5, protein METFTLFGTQVSLLSPNVVSKLSRFPLTSFARKPTKQVCLKTRECELHESTRTFKKLPPSDWGDHFLHLPINVSDMDTLTREMNVLKPTVRKMLMYSQDVEETKKRVLLIYLLVALGLAYQFEDEIDDNLKHSFEKIETIMAGEIDLSTVSVMFWVFRTYGYNLSSDVFMRFKGEDGKFKERLIEDVKGLVSLYEAAHLGTSSEDILDEAISFASSHLECLAGGTCPPHISRLIQNALYMPQHYNAEILFASEYIWFYDQEDAHNEVLLELAKLNFKFLQLHWIHELKILTKWWNDQDLTSKLPPYFRHRIVECHLYGVIMYFEPQYSFGRITLTKLLVLLTVVDDTCDRYGSVAEVAKLLDCVERWDPDFGESLPDYLKTVFKFTLDVFEDCERAGKCEEGRSFNVEGALNEFKILQRSHLNYAEWAKAEKVPTFEEYLEVGGVGVTMYATIALGFLGLGPRAREQGYEWLKSRPKLVHDLATKGRLMNDKTGFKDDMGRGFIANAVNYYMKEHRATEEETYKDFRKLVRDLEKSVNSEFLKINKGVPREILSRAINCGKMIDVSYRSDDGYTRPKGKFTEYVASLFVDHMDASLKIN, encoded by the exons ATGGAAACCTTCACCCTTTTTGGAACTCaagtctctcttctttctccgaATGTGGTGAGCAAACTCTCTCGCTTTCCACTGACATCATTTGCTCGTAAGCCTACAAAGCAGGTTTGTTTGAAGACTAGGGAGTGTGAGCTTCATGAAAGTACGCGTACGTTTAAGAAGTTGCCACCTTCTGATTGGGGTGATCATTTCCTTCATCTCCCCATCAATGTCTCA GATATGGATACGCTTACAAGAGAGATGAACGTACTAAAGCCTACCGTAAGGAAGATGCTCATGTATTCACAAGATGTGGAGGAGACAAAGAAGAGGGTTCTTCTAATCTATTTGCTGGTCGCACTTGGTCTGGCATACCAATTCGAGGATGAGATAGATGATAATCTGAAACACAGCTTCGAAAAGATAGAGACCATTATGGCCGGTGAAATTGACTTGTCCACAGTTTCGGTCATGTTTTGGGTTTTCAGGACATATGGATATAACTTGTCTTCTG ACGTGTTTATGAGATTTAAAGGGGAGGATGGGAAGTTTAAAGAACGTCTTATAGAAGATGTCAAAGGTCTGGTAAGTTTGTATGAAGCTGCGCATTTGGGTACGAGCAGTGAGGATATTTTGGACGAAGCTATAAGCTTTGCATCGAGCCACTTGGAGTGTTTAGCAGGTGGAACGTGCCCACCTCATATCTCAAGGCTTATACAAAATGCACTTTACATGCCTCAGCACTACAATGCTGAAATATTATTCGCAAGCGAATACATTTGGTTCTATGACCAAGAAGATGCTCACAACGAAGTCCTACTCGAGTTAGCCAAGCTCAATTTCAAGTTCCTTCAACTCCATTGGATTCACGAGCTGAAAATTCTCACCAA ATGGTGGAATGACCAAGACCTTACATCTAAGCTCCCACCTTACTTTAGACACAGAATCGTGGAGTGCCATTTATATGGAGTGATTATGTACTTCGAGCCACAATATTCATTTGGTAGAATCACATTGACTAAGTTATTGGTGCTCTTGACCGTTGTGGATGACACGTGTGATAGATATGGTTCTGTTGCTGAAGTTGCAAAGCTTCTTGATTGCGTCGAAAG ATGGGATCCAGATTTTGGGGAGAGTCTGCCAGATTATCTGAAAACCGTCTTCAAGTTTACTTTGGACGTTTTTGAAGATTGTGAACGAGCGGGGAAGTGTGAAGAAGGACGAAGCTTCAATGTGGAAGGTGCATTAAACGAG TTCAAGATACTCCAGCGATCCCACCTTAACTATGCAGAGTGGGCAAAGGCAGAAAAGGTGCCAACATTTGAAGAGTATTTGGAGGTTGGGGGCGTGGGGGTCACAATGTATGCAACTATAGCATTGGGATTTCTCGGGTTGGGACCGAGGGCTAGGGAACAAGGTTATGAGTGGCTAAAATCTAGACCAAAGCTCGTTCATGATTTGGCAACAAAGGGTCGTCTGATGAATGACAAGACTGGCTTcaag GATGACATGGGCAGAGGTTTTATCGCAAACGCAGTCAACTATTATATGAAGGAACACAGAGCTACCGAAGAGGAAACATATAAGGATTTTCGTAAATTAGTTAGAGACCTGGAGAAGTCGGTGAACTCGGAGTTCTTGAAGATAAATAAAGGAGTGCCTCGCGAGATCCTTTCTCGAGCCATTAACTGTGGGAAAATGATCGATGTTAGCTACAGATCCGATGATGGGTACACTCGGCCCAAAGGAAAATTCACAGAGTATGTCGCATCATTGTTTGTCGACCACATGGATGCATCTTTGAAGATaaattaa
- the LOC104713764 gene encoding alkane hydroxylase MAH1-like: MALIFLPEVSIYFLLFSFLFRHFHEETRKHTVTNWLFLGMLPGFLMEISRVYDYMTELLEASNLTYLFKGPCFGNLDMLFTVDPANIHHIMSSNFANYPKGSEFKKLFDVLGDGIFNADSKLWKDLRQSAQSIMSNPEYQRFTLRTSMSKLEKGLVPFLNHVAEKKLVVDLQDLFQRFTFDTTFVLTTGIDPGCLSTEMPEIEFARALDEAEEAIFFRHFKPEIVWKMQRLIGLGHELKMTKAHSTFDRVCSKCIASKRDEISRGVINTDSSSKDLLMSYMNVDTSKYKLLNPSDEKFLRDMILSFMLAGRDTTCSALTWFFWLLSKNPQVITKIRQEINTKLSLGTKGCDFDSFNRQELNKLVYLHGALCESLRLYPPVPFQHKSPTKPDVLPSGHKVDASSKIVFCLYSLGRMKSVWGEDASEFKPERWVSESGRLTHVPSFKFLSFNAGPRTCLGKEVAMTQMKTVAVKIIQNYDIKVVEGHKIEPVPSIILHMKHGLKVRVTKICNFV; the protein is encoded by the exons ATGGCTCTGATATTCTTACCTGAAGTCTCCAtttatttccttcttttctccttcctttttCGACATTTCCATGAGGAAACCCGGAAGCATACCG TCACGAACTGGCTGTTCCTCGGTATGCTTCCGGGTTTCCTCATGGAAATCTCTCGTGTTTACGACTATATGACCGAGCTTCTTGAGGCCTCAAACTTAACTTATCTTTTCAAAGGTCCCTGTTTCGGGAACCTCGATATGTTATTCACCGTTGATCCAGCCAATATCCATCACATCATGAGCTCAAACTTCGCGAATTACCCGAAAGGATCCGAGTTCAAGAAGCTATTCGATGTCTTAGGTGATGGGATTTTCAACGCAGATTCTAAGTTATGGAAAGATTTGAGGCAATCAGCGCAAAGCATAATGAGTAATCCGGAATATCAAAGGTTTACGTTAAGGACAAGCATGAGTAAGCTAGAAAAAGGGCTTGTCCCATTTCTTAATCACGTTGCTGAGAAGAAACTAGTTGTTGATTTACAAGATTTGTTCCAAAGATTCACGTTCGATACTACGTTTGTTTTAACGACTGGGATCGATCCAGGTTGTCTCTCAACTGAAATGCCGGAAATCGAGTTTGCTAGAGCTTTAGACGAAGCAGAGGAAGCGATATTCTTCAGACATTTCAAGCCAGAGATTGTTTGGAAGATGCAAAGATTGATTGGGCTTGGACATGAGTTGAAGATGACAAAAGCTCACTCGACTTTTGACCGAGTTTGCTCTAAGTGCATAGCTTCTAAGAGAGATGAAATATCCCGTGGGGTTATTAACACTGACTCTTCTTCTAAAGATTTGTTGATGTCTTACATGAACGTGGATACGAGCAAGTACAAGTTGTTGAATCCTAGTGATGAAAAGTTCCTTAGAGATATGATTTTAAGCTTCATGTTAGCTGGTAGAGACACCACATGCTCTGCTCTCACTTGGTTCTTCTGGCTTCTCTCTAAGAACCCACAAGTGATAACCAAGATTCGTCAAGAAATCAACACAAAACTATCTCTAGGAACCAAGGGTTGTGACTTTGATTCATTCAATCGTCAAGAGCTAAACAAGTTGGTGTATCTACATGGCGCATTGTGTGAATCCCTCAGGCTATATCCACCTGTTCCATTTCAGCACAAGTCTCCTACAAAACCTGACGTACTTCCGAGCGGACACAAGGTCGATGCGAGTTCAAAGATAGTGTTCTGTCTTTACTCATTAGGGAGAATGAAATCAGTTTGGGGAGAAGATGCATCAGAATTTAAACCGGAGAGATGGGTTTCGGAGAGTGGAAGGTTGACTCATGTGCCTTCTTTTAAGTTCTTATCATTCAATGCCGGTCCAAGGACTTGTTTGGGGAAAGAAGTGGCTATGACACAGATGAAGACAGTGgctgtgaaaattatacaaaactATGATATAAAGGTCGTTGAAGGACATAAGATCGAGCCAGTTCCTTCTATTATTCTTCACATGAAGCATGGTCTCAAAGTTAGAGTCACTAAGATATGTAATTTTGTCTGA
- the LOC104715914 gene encoding cytochrome P450 81D11-like encodes MDYILPILSFFFFFFILLLKRLIGKWPSKYNLPPSLAWSLPVIGHLHLLKPPLHRTLHSLSQSLGGAPIFRIRLGNRVAFVVSSLSVAEECFTTNDVVLADRPKFTFGRLVEYNCTTMATTSYGDHWRNLRRIGAIEIFSSHRLDSFLSIRKDEIQHLILCLSKNTQYEFAKVELRSLFGNFNINNILRMIAGKRFYGDGTEHDDDAKRMRLLLDEAVSSAGVGHASDYIPFLRWFTHYEKRVKKLAVRIDEFLQGLVDEKRAQKEKGNTMIDHLLSLQETQPDYYTDVTLKGLVVVMIFAGNVTLTRTLEWAMLNLLNHPEVLKKARSEIDTKIGLDRLIDEPDTKNLPYLQCIVSEIFRLYPAAPLLAPHRATDDCVVGGYDFPRGTTLIVNAWAIHRDPEIWEEPEKFKPERFEKEGEDKKLMPFGMGRRACPGSGLAQRVVSLALGSMIQCFEWERVGEEYVDISEATTMRPATPLLAMCKARPIVHKIFNDFA; translated from the exons ATGGATTATATTTTGCCAATCttatcattcttcttcttcttcttcattctatTGCTAAAACGTTTGATTGGTAAATGGCCAAGTAAGTATAACCTACCTCCAAGTCTGGCGTGGTCACTGCCGGTGATTGGACACCTCCACCTCCTCAAACCACCACTCCACCGCACATTGCACTCACTTTCCCAATCCCTCGGTGGAGCTCCAATATTCCGCATTCGCCTTGGCAACCGTGTTGCGTTTGTGGTCTCCTCTCTCTCCGTCGCTGAAGAATGTTTTACCAcaaacgacgttgttttggCTGATCGACCGAAATTTACATTCGGCAGACTCGTTGAGTACAATTGCACCACAATGGCCACTACATCTTATGGTGATCACTGGCGGAATCTGCGCCGTATAGGGGCCATCGAGATCTTCTCATCTCATAGACTCGATAGCTTTTTATCCATCCGTAAAGACGAGATCCAACACTTGATATTGTGTCTctccaaaaacacacaatat GAGTTTGCAAAGGTGGAGTTGAGATCATTGTTTGGGAACTTCAATATCAATAACATCCTCAGGATGATAGCCGGAAAACGATTCTATGGAGATGGAACAGAGCACGATGACGATGCAAAACGCATGAGGCTGCTGCTTGACGAGGCGGTATCTAGTGCTGGAGTCGGACATGCTTCCGACTATATTCCGTTCCTGCGTTGGTTTACTCATTATGAGAAACGGGTCAAGAAATTGGCTGTTCGGATCGATGAGTTTCTTCAAGGACTAGTAGATGAGAAACGcgcacaaaaagaaaagggcAACACTATGATTGATCACTTGCTTTCTCTCCAAGAAACACAACCTGATTATTACACGGATGTCACCCTCAAAGGACTCGTAGTT gttATGATATTCGCCGGAAATGTAACGTTAACAAGAACGTTGGAATGGGCGATGTTGAATTTGTTGAACCATCCAGAAGTATTAAAGAAAGCAAGGAGTGAAATCGATACGAAAATTGGTTTAGACCGGCTGATAGATGAACCAGATACTAAAAATCTACCGTACCTCCAATGCATTGTGTCAGAGATTTTCCGACTTTACCCGGCAGCTCCGTTACTTGCTCCACATAGGGCAACAGATGATTGTGTGGTTGGGGGTTACGACTTCCCACGTGGCACAACATTAATCGTGAACGCATGGGCCATTCACCGAGACCCGGAGATATGGGAAGAGCCAGAAAAGTTCAAGCCAGAGCGGTTTGAGAAAGAAGGGGAAGATAAAAAGTTGATGCCATTTGGGATGGGGCGGCGAGCTTGTCCCGGGTCAGGGCTAGCTCAGCGTGTTGTGAGTTTGGCTCTCGGATCGATGATTCAGTGTTTCGAATGGGAGAGAGTAGGAGAAGAATATGTGGACATTAGTGAAGCAACCACAATGCGTCCAGCGACACCGTTGCTAGCCATGTGTAAAGCTCGTCCCATAGTCCATAAGATTTTCAATGATTTTGCTTGA
- the LOC104713765 gene encoding probable receptor-like protein kinase At2g23200: MENLCFRDSVSLFVTIMVTVLLLPHLTLSATSDYSRPEKFYVNCGSDSNADYGGRTFVGDMNSSNNSVSLSSKGTEVLDDQSSVAPLIYRTVRIFRRPSSYKFQLDPVGLHFVRLHFSAVFSREDLLKARFTVSATSGSNHHHFQSFPLQNITNTPRVEEFLLMINSPNLEILFVPEPSSLALVNAIEVFSARNDLENIPTNIDKNLHTIYRLNVGGVKITPANDTLGRTWSLDDEFLFRKDSARNINSTQTPNYQPGSVAATDLTAPDFVYQTAKAMNRSSNERVGMLMNVTWSLKVKSNYRHFIRVHFCDILSNFSTMDSDFYLYVNGHQRVDVKPSEYGTPVTPFYKDVVTVSDGSGLLDVSIGTKEVKKDAGFLNGLEVMEFLSNSASNSTDGNSSRVYIIAGCAAAAALVLVLSLLVIVFLKRRRPKKTKPDVDTTVWSPLPLYRGGSSDNRPISHNNNNSPLRNLNLGLTIPFTDILRATNNFDEQLLIGKGGFGDVYKAILPDGTKAAIKRGKTGSGQGILEFQTEIQVLSRIRHKHLVSLTGYCEENSEMILVYEFMEKGTLKDHLYDSKLPPLTWKQRLEICIGAARGLHYLHSGAEGAIIHRDVKSTNILLDENTIAKVADFGLSKLTIRNQDQTHISTNIKGTFGYLDPEYLSTHNLTEKSDVYAFGVVLLEVLCARPALDRYLPHEEVNLAEWALYCKSNGEIEEIVDPRLLGQIEMNSLVKFMEIAEKCLKEYGDERPSMGDVIWDLEYVLQLQAVTVRRGGIHEEDDSTVIVSGGELVVPRLMMSDSFSTNSFVHKGDESNNRFGGVTDSSETRVFSQLKISEAR, translated from the coding sequence ATGGAGAATCTCTGTTTTCGagactctgtttctctctttgtaaCGATTATGGTtactgttcttcttcttcctcatctaaCTCTTTCTGCTACTTCCGACTATTCTCGTCCGGAGAAGTTTTACGTCAACTGTGGGTCGGATTCTAATGCTGATTATGGTGGCCGGACCTTCGTCGGAGATATGAACTCTAGTAACAACTCTGTTTCTTTGAGCAGCAAAGGAACTGAAGTCCTCGACGACCAATCCTCCGTTGCGCCACTAATCTACCGGACGGTTAGGATATTCAGACGCCCTTCTTCTTACAAGTTCCAACTCGATCCTGTTGGTCTACACTTTGTGCGTCTCCATTTCTCTGCTGTGTTTTCTAGGGAAGATCTTTTAAAAGCCCGTTTCACTGTCTCTGCTACTTCTGGTTCTAATCATCATCACTTCCAAAGTTTCCCGCTTCAGAATATCACTAACACCCCACGAGTTGAAGAGTTTCTCCTGATGATCAACTCGCCAAACTTGGAAATTCTATTTGTGCCGGAGCCTTCTTCTTTAGCTCTCGTCAACGCCATCGAAGTGTTCTCTGCTCGTAATGACCTCGAAAACATTCCGACAAATATCGACAAGAATCTGCATACAATTTACAGATTAAACGTAGGAGGCGTGAAAATCACACCGGCAAACGACACCTTGGGACGAACTTGGTCGCTAGACGATGAATTTCTCTTCCGAAAAGATTCTGCGAGGAACATTAACTCAACACAAACGCCTAACTATCAGCCAGGGTCAGTTGCAGCCACGGACCTCACTGCTCCTGATTTCGTCTACCAGACAGCTAAAGCAATGAACCGTAGCTCGAATGAGCGGGTGGGGATGTTGATGAatgttacttggtcgcttaaGGTCAAAAGTAACTACAGACACTTCATCAGGGTTCATTTCTGTGATATTTTGAGCAATTTCTCAACCATGGACTCCGATTTCTATCTCTATGTGAACGGGCATCAGCGAGTAGATGTAAAGCCTTCAGAGTATGGTACACCGGTGACTCCATTTTACAAAGATGTCGTGACTGTCTCTGATGGTTCTGGACTCTTGGATGTTAGTATAGGTACTAAGGAAGTCAAAAAGGATGCTGGTTTTCTGAATGGTCTGGAGGTGATGGAGTTTTTGAGTAACTCTGCTTCTAATTCTACAGACGGAAACAGTTCTCGGGTTTACATCATCGCTGGTTGCGCTGCTGCCGCTGCACTGGTTCTGGTCTTGAGTTTGTTGGTTATAGTATTCTTGAAGCGAAGGAGACCAAAGAAGACAAAACCAGACGTTGATACCACTGTATGGTCACCATTACCATTGTACAGAGGTGGTAGTTCAGACAATAGACCAATCTctcataacaacaacaactcgCCATTACGCAACCTAAACTTAGGCTTGACGATTCCCTTCACAGACATTCTAAGAGCTACAAACAATTTCGACGAGCAGTTGCTGATCGGGAAAGGCGGGTTTGGAGATGTTTACAAAGCTATCCTACCCGACGGAACCAAAGCTGCCATCAAAAGAGGCAAGACAGGTTCAGGACAAGGAATCCTAGAGTTTCAAACAGAGATCCAAGTCCTATCAAGAATCCGCCACAAACATTTAGTATCACTAACTGGTTACTGCGAAGAGAACTCGGAGATGATCCTCGTCTACGAGTTTATGGAGAAAGGTACGCTTAAAGACCATCTATACGACTCGAAACTACCTCCATTGACATGGAAACAAAGACTAGAGATCTGTATTGGAGCAGCTAGAGGATTGCATTACCTCCACAGTGGAGCAGAAGGAGCAATCATACACAGAGACGTGAAATCAACAAACATACTACTAGACGAGAACACTATAGCCAAAGTTGCCGATTTCGGATTATCGAAACTAACGATTCGtaatcaagatcaaacacaTATCAGCACGAACATCAAAGGAACGTTTGGTTACCTCGATCCTGAGTATCTATCAACACACAACTTAACTGAGAAATCAGATGTTTACGCCTTCGGTGTCGTCCTCCTCGAGGTCCTTTGCGCGAGACCTGCTCTGGATCGTTATCTTCCTCACGAAGAAGTGAATTTAGCGGAGTGGGCGTTGTATTGTAAATCCAACGGAGAAATCGAAGAGATCGTAGATCCGAGATTGTTAGGTCAAATCGAGATGAACTCTCTGGTGAAATTTATGGAGATCGCTGAGAAATGTTTGAAAGAGTACGGAGATGAGAGACCGAGTATGGGAGATGTGATTTGGGATCTTGAGTATGTTCTTCAGCTTCAGGCGGTGACGGTTCGTAGAGGAGGGAttcatgaagaagatgatagtACGGTGATTGTCTCCGGTGGTGAGTTGGTGGTTCCGAGGTTGATGATGAGTGATTCGTTTAGCACGAACTCGTTTGTGCACAAGGGTGATGAGTCGAATAACAGATTTGGTGGGGTTACTGATTCATCGGAGACTCGAGTTTTCTCACAGTTGAAGATCTCTGAAGCCAGATGA
- the LOC104713769 gene encoding UDP-glycosyltransferase 84B2-like, which produces MGSIDVQETHVLMVALPFQGHLNPMLKFAKHLARTNLHFTLATTEQACDRLSSTDEPHSLVDLVFFSDGLPKEDPRDPEPLAESLRKVGPKNLSKIIKKKRFACIISVPFTPWVPAVAAAHNIPCAILWIEACAVFSVYYRYYMKTNPFPNLKDPNQTVKLPALPLLEVRDLPSLMLPSEGAHFNKLMAEFVDCLKDVKWVLANSFYELESEIIESMFDLKPIIPIGPLVSPFLLGADEDKTLDDGKNLDMWKSEDHCMEWLDKQVRSSVVYISFGSILKSSENQIETIATALKNRGVPFLWVIRPKEQPQNVQVLQEMVKEGKGVVIDWGQQEKILSHVAISCFVTHCGWNSTIETLVTGVPVVAYPSWIDQPLDARLLVDVYGIGVRMRNDVVDGELKVAEVERCIEAVTEGPNVVVMRKRAAELKNAARLAMASGGSSAQNLDLFISDIKIVT; this is translated from the coding sequence ATGGGAAGTATTGATGTTCAAGAGACTCATGTTCTAATGGTAGCCTTACCATTCCAAGGTCACCTCAATCCGATGCTCAAATTCGCCAAACATCTTGCACGAACCAACCTACACTTCACTCTCGCCACCACTGAACAAGCCTGTGACCGTCTCTCATCCACCGACGAACCTCATAGCCTCGTGGACCTTGTGTTCTTCTCCGATGGTCTGCCTAAAGAAGATCCAAGAGACCCCGAACCGCTCGCAGAGTCACTGAGAAAAGTCGGACCCAAGAATTTGTcgaaaatcataaaaaaaaagagattcgCTTGCATTATCTCTGTGCCGTTTACTCCATGGGTTCCAGCTGTTGCAGCTGCTCATAACATTCCTTGTGCAATCCTCTGGATCGAAGCTTGtgctgttttctcggtttattACCGTTACTACATGAAGACAAACCCTTTCCCCAATCTCAAAGATCCTAATCAAACCGTGAAGTTACCAGCCTTACCGTTATTAGAAGTCCGAGATCTCCCGTCCTTGATGTTACCTTCTGAAGGTGCTCACTTCAACAAGCTAATGGCGGAATTCGTAGATTGCTTGAAAGATGTGAAATGGGTTTTGGCTAATTCATTTTACGAACTCGAATCGGAGATAATCGAATCGATGTTTGATTTAAAACCTATTATCCCAATTGGTCCTCTGGTTTCTCCATTTCTATTAGGAGCTGATGAAGACAAAACCCTAGATGATGGGAAAAACCTAGATATGTGGAAATCAGAAGATCATTGCATGGAGTGGCTTGACAAGCAAGTTAGGTCTTCCGTGGTTTACATATCTTTCGGAAGCATACTTAAATCGTCAGAGAATCAAATCGAGACCATAGCTACAGCTTTGAAAAACAGAGGAGTTCCGTTTCTATGGGTGATACGGCCCAAGGAGCAGCCTCAAAACGTTCAAGTTTTGCAGGAGATGGTGAAAGAAGGTAAAGGAGTTGTTATTGACTGGGGTCAACAAGAGAAGATACTGAGTCACGTGGCTATCTCTTGCTTCGTCACgcattgtggatggaactcgacGATCGAGACGTTGGTGACTGGTGTTCCGGTGGTGGCGTATCCGAGTTGGATTGATCAGCCGCTTGATGCGAGATTGCTTGTGGATGTGTATGGAATCGGAGTAAGGATGAGGAATGATGTCGTCGACGGAGAGCTTAAGGTTGCTGAGGTTGAGAGATGCATTGAGGCTGTGACGGAAGGTCCCAACGTCGTGGTTATGAGGAAGAGAGCAGCGGAGTTGAAGAACGCAGCAAGATTAGCGATGGCGTCTGGTGGTTCTTCAGCTCAGAATCTGGACTTGTTCATAAGTGATATCAAAATCGTTACTTGA